The following are from one region of the Salvia splendens isolate huo1 chromosome 2, SspV2, whole genome shotgun sequence genome:
- the LOC121791218 gene encoding probably inactive leucine-rich repeat receptor-like protein kinase At5g48380, whose amino-acid sequence MRILSGSGALSAFITVLVWLLPFGSFAQNDVSCLRAIKNSLEDPLGNLGTWDFSNNSQTSICKFTGIECWHADDNKILNIRLTDMGLKGGFPQGIAGCQSLTGLDLSRNSISGNIPNDISRLIGFITSLDLSSNQLSGEIPMDLANCTFLNVLRLDSNQFTGQIPLQLSQLSRLKTFSVANNRLSGQVPIFANATIPAENYANNAGLCGGPLRRCDGKSKASHTPIIIAAAIGGLTIAALAFLVAMYFLRRVYRKKKEDDPLGNKWARSIKGAKRFKLSMFENTVTKMNLGDLMKATNNFSNENIIGSRRTGTTYKATFEDGTSFMVKRLQDTQHSEKEFMSEMDTLGSIKHRNLVPLLGFCVAKKERLLVYTYMPNGTLHDKIHSSVEGEVMDWPLRLKVGIRAAKGFAWLHHSCNPRVIHRNISSKCILLDADYEPKISDFGLARLMNPVDTHLSTFVNGEFGDLGYVAPEYARTLVATPKGDVYSFGVVLLELVTGERPTHVAKAPETFKGSLVEWISELSAASKLHDAIDTSLVGKGHDSELFQFLKVACSCVLPGHKERPTMFEVFQLLRAIGQRYDFTTEDDMLMLQDSGGADNVVELIVAQDK is encoded by the exons atgagaatcttatcagGCTCTGGAGCCCTCTCGGCTTTCATCACTGTACTCGTTTGGCTGCTCCCATTTGGCTCGTTTGCTCAAAACGATGTCAGCTGCCTCAGAGCGATAAAAAATTCTTTGGAAGACCCGTTGGGCAACTTAGGGACGTGGGATTTCAGCAACAACAGTCAAACGTCTATCTGCAAGTTCACTGGGATCGAGTGTTGGCACGCTGATGACAACAAGATATTGAATATCAGGTTGACGGACATGGGGCTTAAGGGTGGTTTTCCTCAAGGTATTGCCGGTTGCCAGTCCCTAACGGGCCTAGATCTTTCTAGAAACAGCATCAGTGGAAATATTCCAAATGATATCTCAAGGCTAATTGGTTTTATCACTAGTCTTGATCTTTCATCCAACCAGCTGTCGGGAGAGATTCCCATGGATCTTGCGAATTGCACGTTCCTGAATGTCCTGAGACTCGACAGCAACCAGTTCACTGGTCAGATCCCTCTTCAGCTCAGCCAACTCAGCCGGCTCAAGACATTTAGCGTGGCAAATAATCGACTGAGTGGACAAGTTCCCATATTTGCAAACGCTACCATCCCAGCAGAAAACTACGCAAATAATGCTGGACTATGTGGCGGCCCTTTACGCCGTTGCGATGGCAAGTCGAAGGCTAGCCATACTCCTATCATTATTGCGGCAGCCATTGGTGGGTTGACCATTGCAGCATTGGCCTTCTTGGTTGCTATGTACTTTTTGCGCAGAGTTTATagaaagaagaaggaagatGACCCTCTGGGCAATAAATGGGCGAGGAGCATCAAGGGCGCAAAACGCTTCAAG CTTTCGATGTTTGAGAATACAGTCACAAAAATGAACCTAGGCGATCTAATGAAGGCCACGAACAACTTCAGCAATGAGAATATAATTGGGTCGAGGCGAACTGGGACAACGTACAAGGCAACATTCGAAGATGGGACATCCTTTATGGTCAAGAGATTGCAGGACACTCAACACTCTGAGAAAGAATTCATGTCCGAGATGGATACTTTAGGCAGTATAAAACACCGCAACTTGGTTCCTCTTCTAGGTTTTTGCGTTGCTAAGAAGGAGCGCCTCTTGGTCTATACATATATGCCTAATGGAACCCTACATGATAAAATACACTCGAGCGTTGAGGGTGAAGTTATGGATTGGCCCCTGCGGCTGAAAGTCGGGATCAGAGCTGCCAAAGGATTCGCTTGGCTCCACCACAGCTGCAATCCGCGTGTTATCCACAGAAATATCAGTTCGAAATGCATCTTGTTGGATGCGGATTACGAACCAAAGATATCCGATTTCGGACTTGCTAGGCTCATGAATCCAGTTGACACCCATCTGAGCACTTTCGTGAACGGTGAGTTTGGTGACTTGGGTTACGTTGCCCCTGAGTATGCGCGGACGCTGGTGGCCACGCCAAAAGGGGACGTCTATAGTTTTGGCGTTGTGCTTCTCGAGCTGGTGACAGGTGAGAGGCCTACACACGTAGCTAAAGCCCCAGAAACCTTCAAGGGAAGCCTAGTGGAGTGGATATCCGAGCTCTCTGCGGCCTCCAAGCTCCACGATGCAATTGACACGTCCTTGGTGGGGAAAGGCCACGACAGCGAACTCTTCCAGTTTCTTAAGGTGGCGTGTAGTTGCGTGCTGCCAGGGCACAAGGAGCGGCCCACCATGTTTGAGGTGTTCCAGCTCCTGAGAGCTATTGGGCAGAGGTATGATTTTACTACCGAAGACGATATGCTGATGCTGCAAGATTCAGGGGGTGCGGACAACGTCGTCGAACTCATTGTTGCTCAAGACAAGTAG
- the LOC121791229 gene encoding uncharacterized protein LOC121791229 isoform X2, translating into MVGLDTFDGESKAPVQHPHYLRTCSKPNLELGSIVYLLGYTDKQELAVGEAKVVIATDNLIKLSTDGVTWSPGSAGFDFHGNLSFMVCDPMKLATSPNTRSTSTSSSSTSLWRKDTPMQFGIPMPAICHWLNQHWEGNLDELNKPKLPLIRLMSSAQKSEHSCASFTMRSVFKPTEGENEGTPSSSKPVEQQPGPSSAAVHTVEVKDEKSSSGDRQGATHAPGIPTPEIYESPMLTSSPVRNKDATTPTPTTQIQLLDINFPPRISKAASSPKQSRKTMPPSFDQNYVKDFLLQKQHKGPIPDAESTGSVNGAQNDVQSSSSPVEFPHEYSSEGETTMYSAETAESRNYPSPREGRFCQIGRSQSCVSYNRWGPVPKNSVARGLNLEKHHNLMQGRKVYSQGATSQRSNDYYSPTVSSNMKKRNDMEQQQKRRPRPRQSAVYTSQRWNF; encoded by the coding sequence ATGGTGGGCCTTGACACTTTTGATGGTGAATCAAAAGCTCCCGTGCAGCATCCTCACTACTTAAGGACTTGTTCGAAACCGAATCTGGAGCTGGGAAGTATAGTTTATCTTCTAGGGTACACAGATAAACAGGAATTGGCAGTCGGTGAAGCGAAGGTAGTAATAGCTACTGACAATCTGATTAAGTTATCGACTGATGGAGTAACATGGAGCCCGGGTTCTGCTGGTTTTGATTTTCATGGAAATCTCTCCTTTATGGTTTGCGATCCTATGAAGCTTGCAACTTCTCCAAATACCAGATCCACTTCAACTTCTTCATCGTCAACGTCGTTGTGGAGGAAAGACACCCCGATGCAATTTGGCATCCCTATGCCCGCTATCTGTCATTGGCTTAATCAGCACTGGGAGGGGAACCTCGATGAACTCAATAAACCGAAACTACCTCTGATCCGATTGATGTCCTCCGCCCAGAAAAGTGAGCATTCTTGTGCATCATTCACCATGCGAAGCGTTTTTAAGCCAACTGAAGGTGAGAACGAGGGGACTCCATCTTCATCCAAACCAGTAGAGCAGCAACCTGGACCAAGTTCAGCAGCTGTCCACACTGTGGAAGTCAAAGACGAGAAGTCCTCAAGTGGTGATCGGCAAGGCGCAACTCATGCTCCCGGTATCCCAACTCCTGAGATTTACGAGTCCCCGATGCTGACCTCAAGCCCAGTTAGGAACAAGGATGCtactactcctactcctactacTCAAATCCAACTTTTGGACATCAACTTCCCTCCAAGGATTAGTAAAGCTGCATCATCACCTAAGCAATCAAGAAAAACGATGCCACCGAGCTTTGATCAAAACTATGTCAAGGATTTCCTGCTTCAAAAGCAACACAAGGGCCCCATTCCAGATGCAGAATCAACGGGGTCCGTGAATGGAGCCCAGAATGATGTCCAGTCGAGCTCTTCCCCCGTTGAGTTTCCACACGAATACAGCAGTGAAGGAGAAACCACCATGTACTCTGCAGAAACAGCCGAAAGCCGGAACTACCCAAGCCCCAGAGAGGGAAGGTTCTGTCAGATAGGAAGGAGCCAGAGCTGTGTGAGCTACAACAGATGGGGGCCGGTCCCAAAAAACTCGGTGGCCCGTGGCTTGAATCTTGAGAAGCACCACAACCTCATGCAAGGGAGGAAGGTGTACTCACAAGGTGCAACATCTCAAAGGAGCAACGACTACTACAGCCCAACAGTTTCGTCCAATATGAAGAAAAGGAACGACATGGAGCAGCAGCAAAAACGCAGGCCGAGGCCGAGGCAGAGCGCTGTTTATACATCTCAAAGATGGAATTTTTAA
- the LOC121791229 gene encoding uncharacterized protein LOC121791229 isoform X1, which yields MRVLGDSWCFCNSGTKSERMKAAIFSGKAPSMARIHGGGTAFLIHRNLLLTTHANLPSVAAAEAAEIRLHNALSASLFPHRFFITSSVLDLTMVGLDTFDGESKAPVQHPHYLRTCSKPNLELGSIVYLLGYTDKQELAVGEAKVVIATDNLIKLSTDGVTWSPGSAGFDFHGNLSFMVCDPMKLATSPNTRSTSTSSSSTSLWRKDTPMQFGIPMPAICHWLNQHWEGNLDELNKPKLPLIRLMSSAQKSEHSCASFTMRSVFKPTEGENEGTPSSSKPVEQQPGPSSAAVHTVEVKDEKSSSGDRQGATHAPGIPTPEIYESPMLTSSPVRNKDATTPTPTTQIQLLDINFPPRISKAASSPKQSRKTMPPSFDQNYVKDFLLQKQHKGPIPDAESTGSVNGAQNDVQSSSSPVEFPHEYSSEGETTMYSAETAESRNYPSPREGRFCQIGRSQSCVSYNRWGPVPKNSVARGLNLEKHHNLMQGRKVYSQGATSQRSNDYYSPTVSSNMKKRNDMEQQQKRRPRPRQSAVYTSQRWNF from the exons ATGAGGGTTTTAGGGGACTCGTGGTGTTTCTGCAACAGTGGAACCAAGTCGGAGAGAATGAAGGCCGCCATTTTCTCCGGCAAGGCTCCCTCCATGGCCAGAATTCACGGAGGCGGCACCGCCTTCCTGATCCACCGCAATCTGCTGCTCACCACCCACGCCAATCTcccctccgtcgccgccgctgAAGCCGCCGAGATCCGCCTCCACAATGCCCTCTCCGCTTCCTTATTCCCTCACCG CTTCTTTATCACAAGCTCCGTTCTTGACCTGACAATGGTGGGCCTTGACACTTTTGATGGTGAATCAAAAGCTCCCGTGCAGCATCCTCACTACTTAAGGACTTGTTCGAAACCGAATCTGGAGCTGGGAAGTATAGTTTATCTTCTAGGGTACACAGATAAACAGGAATTGGCAGTCGGTGAAGCGAAGGTAGTAATAGCTACTGACAATCTGATTAAGTTATCGACTGATGGAGTAACATGGAGCCCGGGTTCTGCTGGTTTTGATTTTCATGGAAATCTCTCCTTTATGGTTTGCGATCCTATGAAGCTTGCAACTTCTCCAAATACCAGATCCACTTCAACTTCTTCATCGTCAACGTCGTTGTGGAGGAAAGACACCCCGATGCAATTTGGCATCCCTATGCCCGCTATCTGTCATTGGCTTAATCAGCACTGGGAGGGGAACCTCGATGAACTCAATAAACCGAAACTACCTCTGATCCGATTGATGTCCTCCGCCCAGAAAAGTGAGCATTCTTGTGCATCATTCACCATGCGAAGCGTTTTTAAGCCAACTGAAGGTGAGAACGAGGGGACTCCATCTTCATCCAAACCAGTAGAGCAGCAACCTGGACCAAGTTCAGCAGCTGTCCACACTGTGGAAGTCAAAGACGAGAAGTCCTCAAGTGGTGATCGGCAAGGCGCAACTCATGCTCCCGGTATCCCAACTCCTGAGATTTACGAGTCCCCGATGCTGACCTCAAGCCCAGTTAGGAACAAGGATGCtactactcctactcctactacTCAAATCCAACTTTTGGACATCAACTTCCCTCCAAGGATTAGTAAAGCTGCATCATCACCTAAGCAATCAAGAAAAACGATGCCACCGAGCTTTGATCAAAACTATGTCAAGGATTTCCTGCTTCAAAAGCAACACAAGGGCCCCATTCCAGATGCAGAATCAACGGGGTCCGTGAATGGAGCCCAGAATGATGTCCAGTCGAGCTCTTCCCCCGTTGAGTTTCCACACGAATACAGCAGTGAAGGAGAAACCACCATGTACTCTGCAGAAACAGCCGAAAGCCGGAACTACCCAAGCCCCAGAGAGGGAAGGTTCTGTCAGATAGGAAGGAGCCAGAGCTGTGTGAGCTACAACAGATGGGGGCCGGTCCCAAAAAACTCGGTGGCCCGTGGCTTGAATCTTGAGAAGCACCACAACCTCATGCAAGGGAGGAAGGTGTACTCACAAGGTGCAACATCTCAAAGGAGCAACGACTACTACAGCCCAACAGTTTCGTCCAATATGAAGAAAAGGAACGACATGGAGCAGCAGCAAAAACGCAGGCCGAGGCCGAGGCAGAGCGCTGTTTATACATCTCAAAGATGGAATTTTTAA
- the LOC121791255 gene encoding 60S ribosomal protein L5-like isoform X1, whose protein sequence is MQVFVKAQKSKAYFKRFQVKYKRRREGKTDYRARIRMINQDKNKYNTPKFRFVVRFTNKDIICQILSSSIAGDHVLAAAYAHELPRYGLEVGLTNYAAAYCTGLLLSRRVLKTLELDEEYEGNVEATGEDYSVEPAESRRPFRALLDVGLIKTTTGNRVFGALKGALDGGLDVPHSDKRFAGFSKDNKQLDAEVHRKYIYGGHVASYMNTLIEDEPEKYQSHFSEYIKRGIEADNIAEVYKKVHAAIRADPTPKKSEKKQPTEHKRYNLKKLTYEERKNKLIERLNALNAAAGNDDDEDEDEDEDDE, encoded by the exons ATGCAG GTGTTCGTCAAAGCACAAAAGTCAAAGGCGTACTTCAAGCGTTTCCAAGTTAAGTACAAGAGAAGAAGAG AGGGGAAGACTGATTATCGGGCAAGGATTCGCATGATCAATCAGGATAAAAACAAGTACAACACTCCAAAGTTTCGCTTTGTTGTACGATTT ACCAATAAGGACATAATTTGCCAGATTTTGTCCTCGAGCATTGCTGGTGATCATGTCCTTGCTGCTGCGTATGCACATGAGCTGCCTCGTTATGGCCTAGAAGTTGGGCTGACCAACTATGCTGCAG CTTACTGCACTGGACTTCTTTTGAGCCGTCGCGTTCTGAAGACCCTTGAATTGGACGAGGAGTATGAAGGAAATGTGGAG GCAACAGGAGAGGATTATTCTGTTGAGCCTGCTGAAAGCAGAAGGCCCTTCCGTGCCCTTTTAGATGTTGGTCTCATCAAAACTACTACTGGAAACCGTGTTTTTGGTGCTCTCAAG GGAGCCCTGGATGGTGGACTCGATGTCCCACACAGTGATAAGAGGTTTGCTGGATTTAGCAAGGACAACAAGCAGCTTGATGCTGAAGTGCACCGCAAGTATATTTATGGTGGCCATGTTGCTTCCTACATGAAC ACTCTGATTGAAGACGAGCCTGAGAAGTATCAGTCTCACTTTAGTGAGTACATTAAGAGGGGTATAGAGGCAGATAACATTGCAGAGGTGTACAAGAAGGTTCATGCAGCAATTCGTGCTGACCCCACACCTAAGAAATCTGAAAAGAAGCAGCCAACCGAGCACAAGAG GTACAACCTTAAGAAGCTAACTTATGAGGAGAGGAAGAACAAGTTGATTGAGAGGCTAAATGCACTGAATGCTGCTGCGGGAAACGACgatgatgaggatgaggatgaggatgaagatgatgagTGA
- the LOC121791255 gene encoding 60S ribosomal protein L5-like isoform X2: MVFVKAQKSKAYFKRFQVKYKRRREGKTDYRARIRMINQDKNKYNTPKFRFVVRFTNKDIICQILSSSIAGDHVLAAAYAHELPRYGLEVGLTNYAAAYCTGLLLSRRVLKTLELDEEYEGNVEATGEDYSVEPAESRRPFRALLDVGLIKTTTGNRVFGALKGALDGGLDVPHSDKRFAGFSKDNKQLDAEVHRKYIYGGHVASYMNTLIEDEPEKYQSHFSEYIKRGIEADNIAEVYKKVHAAIRADPTPKKSEKKQPTEHKRYNLKKLTYEERKNKLIERLNALNAAAGNDDDEDEDEDEDDE, from the exons ATG GTGTTCGTCAAAGCACAAAAGTCAAAGGCGTACTTCAAGCGTTTCCAAGTTAAGTACAAGAGAAGAAGAG AGGGGAAGACTGATTATCGGGCAAGGATTCGCATGATCAATCAGGATAAAAACAAGTACAACACTCCAAAGTTTCGCTTTGTTGTACGATTT ACCAATAAGGACATAATTTGCCAGATTTTGTCCTCGAGCATTGCTGGTGATCATGTCCTTGCTGCTGCGTATGCACATGAGCTGCCTCGTTATGGCCTAGAAGTTGGGCTGACCAACTATGCTGCAG CTTACTGCACTGGACTTCTTTTGAGCCGTCGCGTTCTGAAGACCCTTGAATTGGACGAGGAGTATGAAGGAAATGTGGAG GCAACAGGAGAGGATTATTCTGTTGAGCCTGCTGAAAGCAGAAGGCCCTTCCGTGCCCTTTTAGATGTTGGTCTCATCAAAACTACTACTGGAAACCGTGTTTTTGGTGCTCTCAAG GGAGCCCTGGATGGTGGACTCGATGTCCCACACAGTGATAAGAGGTTTGCTGGATTTAGCAAGGACAACAAGCAGCTTGATGCTGAAGTGCACCGCAAGTATATTTATGGTGGCCATGTTGCTTCCTACATGAAC ACTCTGATTGAAGACGAGCCTGAGAAGTATCAGTCTCACTTTAGTGAGTACATTAAGAGGGGTATAGAGGCAGATAACATTGCAGAGGTGTACAAGAAGGTTCATGCAGCAATTCGTGCTGACCCCACACCTAAGAAATCTGAAAAGAAGCAGCCAACCGAGCACAAGAG GTACAACCTTAAGAAGCTAACTTATGAGGAGAGGAAGAACAAGTTGATTGAGAGGCTAAATGCACTGAATGCTGCTGCGGGAAACGACgatgatgaggatgaggatgaggatgaagatgatgagTGA